One Triticum dicoccoides isolate Atlit2015 ecotype Zavitan chromosome 3B, WEW_v2.0, whole genome shotgun sequence genomic window, TACAGCTCCAGCAAAGCGCACGCGAACTGATCGCCCGTGGTAAGGAATCTTCGGAAAGGCAGCAGAAGGAGACGAGGTCTAGAGCAAGGGAGAAATCCCGTCGGCACGTGCTGGAGACAAAGAGCACGGTGATGCGTAGTGAGAAGATACACTGGCTGGTTCTGAAAGGCCTCGGCATGGCCAAGGATAGCATCTTGTGGCACCTTGGTCCCTTCCTCGAGGTTGACGATCACCCGAATTAGTGGCAACATCAAAGCTTGGTTGTGATCTTGCGTCCAATATGAAACTTCATCTAATACACATGTCTCCTATTTGAAGTTATTAACTCCAAACAAAGTATTCCATAAACCAATTTTAACAAAACAACAACTTAAAACTGGTTTTCTAAAAATCCTCTTTAAGCCGATTTTGCTAAAACTTGCTCCATATAGCAGTTATCCAAACAACCACTAAAGTGTGGGATACCAGAGTAGGATGGTTTTGTAATTCAGCATGGGGATTTTTCTTCACAATTTTATTCCACAGTTCAAACTTCTGACCAGGGTATCATATGTATGTAGCCTCGCTATTGGACATGAGCGAGGAGTTGCAATCATGGAAATCGATTAATATTTTACGAAGGTTCTCCCTCCTGCAAGGTAACTGAGGAATGGAGGAAAATAAAGCTTGAGCAATGGAGCATGAATTGCGTGTTTGAGTTATGCCAATGCAAATTTGGTGCAAAGATTGTTCTCAGTGGGGTTATTCAGTTATGTGACCAGCAGTGTGTATTTGTACTATAGAAGTACATATTTTTTATGTGTGCATTGGAGTATGTTCCGATCTGTGAAACATGGGTTCCCTCAAAATTTAAATTTCTTCATGATTTTCTGATTTTAAATTTTTTATGAACTTTGCGCGGTTCTTCATGAGTTTCTGATTTTTAATTTGTTGTGAACTTGGTGCTTTCCCGCGGATCCTATTCCCCACATAACGCACGGAATATGTACCAAACGTGGACCCCCTATCGCCTCTCTGTAGATgctttgggctggcccatttaggaGTGAACGGGGTGAGAGCAGAGCATTATTTGAGGTCGAAGGGACGTGGCGGCGCTCCTGCATGAGTGAATGGGCTTGGTGTAGGAATATTTGAGGAGGAACACGTTTTCATTTAGTTTTGTAttctcactgcccccccccccctcccccggggcTGATGTTGCCTGGTTGATGGCAAACAATTGCCTTGGTTTCTAGCCAAAGGTGCTTGGGTCAGCATCGCTAAGCTAGCACCGATATCGTTCCATGGCAATGCACAGACATTCAGTTTGTATCTCTAAAAACTGAGGAGCCATTGGGCGCTCTATCCCAGTGTCATACAAAAGCGCTCTATCACAGTGTCATATAAACTTCCAGGCAAAACTACAAGAACATATGGATTGGTGATCCAATTTTATCAAGAGACGGAATTAGACGGGAGAGATTTGAGCGGCATAGCGCTTGTCTAACCTTGCCGTCACTCCAATCACCATATATTTCAGAGCCACCTTAATTTAGCTACTAAAATGCACATATGCAACCACCCATCTTCTTTCACTCATCCTGTcagagaaaataaaaataaaaataaacaaagaaaaaaagaaaaaactgaagAAATGctgaaaaactataaaaaaatgataaaaaaataaagaaacacAGTGAAAAAAAGCTTGAGGCCGACTCAAAACACATTTCGTTATAAAGCAAACATTCCGACCTGAAACCACAAGCAAAATTGCATGAGCAGTTAACAGGCCATGTGCTATTTTTATACAATGCCGATTGAATGAAAGAGTAATGCCCGCCAGGGAAAGGCACTGGGCATTTGAAGAACGCTAGACCTACCCATAGTCTCCATGAACGATGAAATCCGAGTACATCAATAAAGAAACGATAAAGAGACTCAGATAATTTGCTTATTCGAAAAAATGGCCACTGATTATTGCTAGCTTGGTTCGACCTCGGGCTTGTCTAGTTGAGTACCAATTTGTTGTTATGCGAACAATATCACCATTTGTCCATACCTGCAAGGAGGAGCATGTCAAATGGTAGAAATGCACATAAATGTTAAGAATGCAGGTAATCTACACACTAGGGCAAGCAAAGGAACGATAAGGGCACAAGCCAAATTTAGAGCTGCGTCCCTTGCACACTTTAAAACATCATAGTTTCTGTTTGTTTTATCACCATGTTTTGGTTTCAGCACCAGAATCTCAGCATGTAAAAATTTGCAGGCTGGTTTGACACAGCAATACTACTATTTTATACCTTCAAAGGGAATTCTAACCAGTTCACGATCACAGAAAACTGAACATATAGTCCAATCTCCTAACAAAGTAATCAAATACTTAGTTTATTCCTAATTAGAAAACAAGCTACAAATGGTTGGCACTCCAGAAATTTGAGAAGGGGCTGAAGCACACAAATATATTCAGTTGCCATCAATAAATCTTCCACACCTTTGTGTAAGCACTTCATGAGCACAAAACAGATATGATTATATATTTCAATCGTTCCAGAAATTACTCGATTGACTCTAATCACAGTAATCATGTATTTATATTCACACACATAGACAAAACAAGTAATGACCCCGTCCATGTTACAAGGAGGATTAAGCAAAGAAGGGGAATGGGGTGAAATTAGGACTCACGTGAAGAGAAGGAGCAGCGTCGACAGCAGTGCCTAAAGATTAAAGTACAGGAGGCAGAAGTTGCGGTTAAAAAGGAGGATGCCCCTGTCTCCACCTGGCTGCTTTCCTGGTCCTTGAGGGTGCTAGGCAACGGTGGCAAGGCATCTGCTAGAATGACACCATCAAGGCTGAAGACGGGCAGGTTGTAGCTGAGCAGCCATGAGCGTGGCAAGTGCCAACCACCACGAGCAGGTTGCATGGGTTTGGAGGAAAAATGTTTGTATGTGTTGGTGTGGGAGCAGGACGAAGCTTCCTCGATGCTCCTCCCTCCCTCTTCTCCTCATGAGCGACCCGACATGGATAGTCCCAGCTAACGCACCTTCTCTCCTGGTTACTTGCAGTAATGAATCCATCCACAGGCTGAAGCATTTCAACAGAAGAGTGGTATCTGAAGCTTCAGTTATCTGCGTCACCAAATGTTTCTTTAGATGCACTGAAAGAAGTTCCATTGTTGAATATGTACAAGTTAGTGTACACCTAAACAGTGCAGGTGATGATAAATGGAGACAGATAAACAGCAACACCTGTCCCGGCATTTTCACATTCAGTATCTGCAGTTAAAGAGCTACATGACTGAAAGTCTGCTGAGCTAAAAAGCTTGTTTCGCACGACAGAAGCTTTTTTTGCACCCTGAAATCATTTCACTTGAAACATCAGAGAAGGAAATTGATTAGTTATACCATTAGACTAATCTAGTAATAAAGGCACCACAAAAAGGTAAAGCAGAAAGCTATTCCCCTCTAATGAAACATACCTCTAAACAATCATTATAATTTATATGAAGTTCATAAAAGAATGACCAGCACAATAAACGGACCTCTTCATCTAACTTGAGGAGTATCTTCCAACAGTACAAAAAATAGCTTTGGTTTTTCCAGCAGAACACCGAGCCTTGAACAGAAAATTGTCAAAATCAATCATTAACTTGTTGCCTAGCAGAAAAAGAGGCCCTAATAAGATAAATTCAACTCAAAATGTGCATGTTTATATGCAGTTGGCAGTCCTAATATCCTACTTGATTATTTGCATGAGCCAATATCTAACCTGTAATTATTTATCACACCATGCAGGTATTGAATAGGATGACATCATCAAAGTGAAAACTTTGACCTGTTTCTTTCCCTCCCTTGTTCAGATGACGGCAGTGGCGGAAGCAAAGGGAGCAGATGGAACTAATACTTGATGCAACAATACCATGAGCTCATCACCTTATGGAATAACAATTCTGTTGAGCAAGTTACCGTAGCTCTGTGATAACCTATGACTACGATACATCCTTTTCTTCCTGAGAATCTCCAAAATCATCCCCATCATTACCAAGGCCCAATATACAGCTCAGCTTGGCATCCGGTGCAATGCCTGCCTGCAGCATGCTGTTGTACATCTCCATAGCTTTTTTCTCATCCCCAGTTTTGAAGTATCCAACTATGAGATCTGTATACGTTACTACAGTAGGTGTAAGCCCCTTGTTTATCATTTCTTCCATAAACAACTGTGCGCCATCCATCGCAAGCACCTTACTGAAGCCACCAATTAAACAGGTGTAGACGAAAGAATCTGCTGACAAACCCTCTGTTTCCATCTCTCTAAAGATCTCCAGAGCGGCCTTCATGTTTGAGCGCTTGCAATAGCACGCGATCAGAGACGTGTACAGGATTCTGTCCGGTGTCAGCCCCTCCCCAATCATATGCTTAAACAGCGTCATAACCTCAGGAAGCTTATCATCATGGCACAAACCATTTATGAGGCTGGTATATGTGAAGATATTGGGCTTTGTCCCCTCATCGACCATTTTATAATACAGCCTGAAAGCCTCCTGCAGATCCAAAGCTTTGACAAAACCATCGATGATAATGCTGTAAAGCACAGTATCAGGAACGTAGCCCCTTTTTATCATGTCTGCGAAAATACCCCACACGTCATTAGGTTTATTGACCTTGCACAGGCCGTTGATGATAACTCTGTATGTACAGAGGTTGGGGACAACCCCAAACTGGCCTACTTTATCCAGGAACAGGAAGGCCTCACCAATCAGCCCTTCGTTGCTGAAGCCGTGAACAAGAATTGTGCAGGTCACAACGTTGGGGCATATCCCATCACTGATCATGAGCTCAAACACCTCCAATGCTTCTTTCAGTTGCCTATGCCTGCAGTATGCGTATATCAAACTGCCGTAATTGTAAGCATCTGGAACAAAATTATGATGAACCATGTCATTCCAAAGGTCATAGCAAATCTCTAGATCTAGATGTTGACAACAACCATGAAGAACGATGCTGtaaactatgtggtcatgcttgaatCCTTGATCTTTCAGCCTCTTAAAAAGCTCAAACGCCAACTCAACCCTTCCAGCTCTGCAAAGACCATGCAAAAGCGAACTATAACTCACCAGATTAGGACTGATCCCATTCCTTGCCATCTCAACGAGCATGTAATAGCCTGTCAAAACATCCCCTTGTTTGCATAAGCCATCAACTAATATGCTGTAGCTGTGAACATCTGGGACAAACCCACACTTCTTCATCCCATCAAACACTTCTATGGCCTTGTGAACCTGACCGTCATGGCAGAAACCATGAATAACTGCATTAAAACAATAGCTGTTGCAAGGGTAGCCTCTCTGACACAGCATTTGAAGGAAGTTCCATGCAGATTTCACCTGTTTGGCACGGCAAAGCCCATAGAGGTAAGTACCATAGGTTGCAGCATTTGGCCTGACACCTTCCACTTCCATTTCAGAAAGAAGCTCCAAAGCTTCCTCCAGGCATAACTTAGCTCCATGCGTATACATACTCATCAAAACTGAATAAGAGTAGACATTTGGTGAAGGACCAGAACTCTTCATATCTTGAAACAAACTCCTTGCATACATGATCTGGTTCCCCTCAACCAAGTGCTTGAGCATGAAGTTGCACACCTGCAGCTCAACTCCAACCTTCTTGGCCTCGACGTAAGTGAGTAGGGCATCCTCAAACATCGACAGCTCAACAAAAACCCGGATGACTGTGGCATAAACCTGCAGCAACGTCATCGAGCCACCCAAATTGCTAGCCAACATAGGCGCCAACTGAAACAACTCCGGCCCGGCATTCCCGCAGTGGTCGACGACGCTCTGAATCAGGCACCGGACATCTCTAATCCTCCATGGCAAGAACGACTGCATAAGCAACGCAAACAGCCTGATCGACCGGGGTAGCCCATACAGCCTGACACAATCCCTGAAGCTGATTTTCCTGGCATCATCCCAGCTCGATGTCCGGACTGCTCGTGCGATCACGGGATGAAAACGCTCGTGCCTATCCTCGTTGCCCACGGAGCGCTggctgggctcctcctcgttgtccaAGCTCTTGGCGCAACAGGCCAGAGAGGAGAGGCGTGGATCCAGCGGCCGATGTCTGTTCAAAAGGGCTCGACGCAGACACCCCAGCACCACGCGGCGCATAGACGAGGGATGCAAACCCCCTCCTCCTCCTTACACTGACCTCGCCATTCGAGCAAGGATAGATCCACACAGAAATCGCACCTCATGGACCGGGCTTCCTTAATCAGCTTATTATGGAGAGGACAGCCCAAGAAAGAACAGGGCAAGCCTGCGAACTCGCATCAGAATTTCCTGCAAGAAACGATAAAGAAAACAGTCATCGCTGCAGCTGTCATCCTGAATCTCAAGCCTCATTTGGGGCAACGAATCGAAGCCCACCGAGCACCATAACAAGAACGAAAATGGCGGGCGGTTCGCAGAGTGCGGAGAGGGTATCCCTGGTCAAGTAGAGCCAGTGGGAAGCGAGAACAAGCAGTCTAGTGTTTAGAACACTGCCGGCACGGGGGCATGGCAGAGGGCAGCTCCACGCACGCCCCCAAGATAATAAACAGCTAACCGGCCACAGCTCACGCTAACGACTGAGTAGCCAGGCGGGGGC contains:
- the LOC119274296 gene encoding pentatricopeptide repeat-containing protein At1g12300, mitochondrial-like; translation: MRRVVLGCLRRALLNRHRPLDPRLSSLACCAKSLDNEEEPSQRSVGNEDRHERFHPVIARAVRTSSWDDARKISFRDCVRLYGLPRSIRLFALLMQSFLPWRIRDVRCLIQSVVDHCGNAGPELFQLAPMLASNLGGSMTLLQVYATVIRVFVELSMFEDALLTYVEAKKVGVELQVCNFMLKHLVEGNQIMYARSLFQDMKSSGPSPNVYSYSVLMSMYTHGAKLCLEEALELLSEMEVEGVRPNAATYGTYLYGLCRAKQVKSAWNFLQMLCQRGYPCNSYCFNAVIHGFCHDGQVHKAIEVFDGMKKCGFVPDVHSYSILVDGLCKQGDVLTGYYMLVEMARNGISPNLVSYSSLLHGLCRAGRVELAFELFKRLKDQGFKHDHIVYSIVLHGCCQHLDLEICYDLWNDMVHHNFVPDAYNYGSLIYAYCRHRQLKEALEVFELMISDGICPNVVTCTILVHGFSNEGLIGEAFLFLDKVGQFGVVPNLCTYRVIINGLCKVNKPNDVWGIFADMIKRGYVPDTVLYSIIIDGFVKALDLQEAFRLYYKMVDEGTKPNIFTYTSLINGLCHDDKLPEVMTLFKHMIGEGLTPDRILYTSLIACYCKRSNMKAALEIFREMETEGLSADSFVYTCLIGGFSKVLAMDGAQLFMEEMINKGLTPTVVTYTDLIVGYFKTGDEKKAMEMYNSMLQAGIAPDAKLSCILGLGNDGDDFGDSQEEKDVS